A genomic stretch from Hemibagrus wyckioides isolate EC202008001 linkage group LG18, SWU_Hwy_1.0, whole genome shotgun sequence includes:
- the spry4 gene encoding protein sprouty homolog 4, giving the protein MESRVAHHIPGVSSSMMVQPLLDSRVPYGRLQHPLTIYPIDQMKSLRVENDYIDSPAVVSQQPPSHKVATRGQEVLLGAQHHPHLSRCEAPDATTHPWISFSGRPSSISSSSSTSSDQRLLEHAAPTPLVDSFSSGGGHARILGTEQPKLPGSKPQHSKPGVALPTEKNHMPLCDKCGKCRCTECTLPRTLPSCWVCNQECLCSAQNLVDSATCMCLVKGVFYHCTEDEDEEGSCADKPCSCSHSNCCARWSFMAAASLVLPCLMCYLPAVGCAKLSQKCYDSLRRPGCRCKNAQACKAAEVKNCTLEKQAS; this is encoded by the coding sequence ATGGAGTCGAGGGTTGCCCACCACATTCCTGGAGTCTCTTCGTCCATGATGGTGCAGCCTTTGCTGGACAGCAGGGTGCCTTATGGTCGGCTCCAGCACCCCTTGACCATCTATCCTATCGACCAGATGAAATCCTTGCGCGTGGAAAACGACTACATTGACAGTCCTGCAGTGGTGTCACAGCAGCCCCCGAGCCACAAGGTGGCCACCAGGGGGCAGGAGGTCCTGCTCGGAGCTCAACACCACCCTCACCTGTCCCGCTGCGAGGCCCCAGACGCCACCACCCACCCCTGGATCTCCTTCAGCGGCCGGCCCAGCTCCATCAGCAGTAGTAGCAGCACCTCTTCCGATCAGCGGTTGCTCGAGCATGCGGCACCCACCCCTTTGGTGGACTCTTTTTCCAGTGGTGGAGGCCATGCCAGGATCCTGGGTACAGAGCAACCAAAGCTTCCAGGGTCCAAACCCCAGCACTCAAAACCAGGGGTAGCTTTGCCCACTGAGAAAAACCATATGCCTTTGTGTGACAAGTGTGGAAAGTGCAGGTGCACGGAGTGTACGTTGCCCCGGACCCTTCCCTCATGTTGGGTGTGCAACCAGGAGTGTTTGTGCTCAGCTCAGAACCTGGTGGACTCAGCCACCTGCATGTGCCTAGTCAAAGGCGTGTTCTACCACTGCACAGAGGATGAGGACGAGGAAGGCTCCTGCGCAGACAAGCCGTGTTCCTGTTCACACTCAAACTGCTGCGCACGCTGGTCCTTCATGGCAGCCGCTTCACTCGTGCTGCCATGCCTTATGTGCTATTTGCCCGCCGTGGGTTGTGCCAAGCTCTCACAGAAATGCTACGACAGCCTCAGGCGCCCGGGCTGCCGGTGCAAAAATGCTCAGGCCTGCAAGGCGGCAGAGGTCAAGAACTGTACTCTGGAGAAGCAGGCCTCATGA